A genome region from Homo sapiens chromosome 19 genomic scaffold, GRCh38.p14 alternate locus group ALT_REF_LOCI_22 HSCHR19KIR_T7526_BDEL_HAP_CTG3_1 includes the following:
- the KIR2DS2 gene encoding killer cell immunoglobulin-like receptor 2DS2 isoform b precursor (isoform b precursor is encoded by transcript variant 2) — protein MSLMVVSMACVGFFLLQGAWPHEGVHRKPSLLAHPGPLVKSEETVILQCWSDVRFEHFLLHREGKYKDTLHLIGEHHDGVSKANFSIGPMMQDLAGTYRCYGSVTHSPYQLSAPSDPLDIVITGLYEKPSLSAQPGPTVLAGESVTLSCSSRSSYDMYHLSREGEAHERRFSAGPKVNGTFQADFPLGPATHGGTYRCFGSFRDSPYEWSNSSDPLLVSVTGNPSNSWPSPTEPSSKTGNPRHLHVLIGTSVVKIPFTILLFFLLHRWCSNKKNAAVMDQEPAGNRTVNSEREITRPSERPKTPPTDTSMYIELPNAEPRSKVVFCPRAPQSGLEGIF, from the exons ATGTCGCTCATGGTCGTCAGCATGGCGTGTGTTG GGTTCTTCTTGCTGCAGGGGGCCTGGCCACATGAGG GAGTCCACAGAAAACCTTCCCTCCTGGCCCACCCAGGTCCCCTGGTGAAATCAGAAGAGACAGTCATCCTGCAATGTTGGTCAGATGTCAGGTTTGAGCACTTCCTTCTGCACAGAGAGGGGAAGTATAAGGACACTTTGCACCTCATTGGAGAGCACCATGATGGGGTCTCCAAGGCCAACTTCTCCATCGGTCCCATGATGCAAGACCTTGCAGGGACCTACAGATGCTACGGTTCTGTTACTCACTCCCCCTATCAGTTGTCAGCTCCCAGTGACCCTCTGGACATCGTCATCACAG GTCTATATGAGAAACCTTCTCTCTCAGCCCAGCCGGGCCCCACGGTTTTGGCAGGAGAGAGCGTGACCTTGTCCTGCAGCTCCCGGAGCTCCTATGACATGTACCATCTATCCAGGGAGGGGGAGGCCCATGAACGTAGGTTCTCTGCAGGGCCCAAGGTCAACGGAACATTCCAGGCCGACTTTCCTCTGGGCCCTGCCACCCACGGAGGAACCTACAGATGCTTCGGCTCTTTCCGTGACTCTCCCTATGAGTGGTCAAACTCGAGTGACCCACTGCTTGTTTCtgtcacag GAAACCCTTCAAATAGTTGGCCTTCACCCACTGAACCAAGCTCCAAAACCG GTAACCCCAGACACCTGCATGTTCTGATTGGGACCTCAGTGGTCAAAATCCCTTTCAccatcctcctcttctttctccttcatcgCTGGTGCTCCAACAAAAAAA ATGCTGCTGTAATGGACCAAGAGCCTGCAGGGAACAGAACAGTGAACAGCGAG AGAGAAATCACTCGCCCTTCTGAGAGGCCCAAGACACCCCCAACAGATACCAGCATGTACATAGAACTTCCAAATGCTGAGCCCAGATCCAAAGTTGTCTTCTGTCCACGAGCACCACAGTCAGGCCTTGAGGGGATCTTCTAG
- the KIR2DS2 gene encoding killer cell immunoglobulin-like receptor 2DS2 isoform a precursor (isoform a precursor is encoded by transcript variant 1), translating into MSLMVVSMACVGFFLLQGAWPHEGVHRKPSLLAHPGPLVKSEETVILQCWSDVRFEHFLLHREGKYKDTLHLIGEHHDGVSKANFSIGPMMQDLAGTYRCYGSVTHSPYQLSAPSDPLDIVITGLYEKPSLSAQPGPTVLAGESVTLSCSSRSSYDMYHLSREGEAHERRFSAGPKVNGTFQADFPLGPATHGGTYRCFGSFRDSPYEWSNSSDPLLVSVTGNPSNSWPSPTEPSSKTGNPRHLHVLIGTSVVKIPFTILLFFLLHRWCSNKKNAAVMDQEPAGNRTVNSEDSDEQDHQEVSYA; encoded by the exons ATGTCGCTCATGGTCGTCAGCATGGCGTGTGTTG GGTTCTTCTTGCTGCAGGGGGCCTGGCCACATGAGG GAGTCCACAGAAAACCTTCCCTCCTGGCCCACCCAGGTCCCCTGGTGAAATCAGAAGAGACAGTCATCCTGCAATGTTGGTCAGATGTCAGGTTTGAGCACTTCCTTCTGCACAGAGAGGGGAAGTATAAGGACACTTTGCACCTCATTGGAGAGCACCATGATGGGGTCTCCAAGGCCAACTTCTCCATCGGTCCCATGATGCAAGACCTTGCAGGGACCTACAGATGCTACGGTTCTGTTACTCACTCCCCCTATCAGTTGTCAGCTCCCAGTGACCCTCTGGACATCGTCATCACAG GTCTATATGAGAAACCTTCTCTCTCAGCCCAGCCGGGCCCCACGGTTTTGGCAGGAGAGAGCGTGACCTTGTCCTGCAGCTCCCGGAGCTCCTATGACATGTACCATCTATCCAGGGAGGGGGAGGCCCATGAACGTAGGTTCTCTGCAGGGCCCAAGGTCAACGGAACATTCCAGGCCGACTTTCCTCTGGGCCCTGCCACCCACGGAGGAACCTACAGATGCTTCGGCTCTTTCCGTGACTCTCCCTATGAGTGGTCAAACTCGAGTGACCCACTGCTTGTTTCtgtcacag GAAACCCTTCAAATAGTTGGCCTTCACCCACTGAACCAAGCTCCAAAACCG GTAACCCCAGACACCTGCATGTTCTGATTGGGACCTCAGTGGTCAAAATCCCTTTCAccatcctcctcttctttctccttcatcgCTGGTGCTCCAACAAAAAAA ATGCTGCTGTAATGGACCAAGAGCCTGCAGGGAACAGAACAGTGAACAGCGAG GATTCTGATGAACAAGACCATCAGGAGGTGTCATACGCATAA
- the KIR2DS2 gene encoding killer cell immunoglobulin-like receptor 2DS2 isoform e precursor (isoform e precursor is encoded by transcript variant 5) has product MSLMVVSMACVGFFLLQGAWPHEGVHRKPSLLAHPGPLVKSEETVILQCWSDVRFEHFLLHREGKYKDTLHLIGEHHDGVSKANFSIGPMMQDLAGTYRCYGSVTHSPYQLSAPSDPLDIVITGLYEKPSLSAQPGPTVLAGESVTLSCSSRSSYDMYHLSREGEAHERRFSAGPKVNGTFQADFPLGPATHGGTYRCFGSFRDSPYEWSNSSDPLLVSVTGNPRHLHVLIGTSVVKIPFTILLFFLLHRWCSNKKNAAVMDQEPAGNRTVNSEDSDEQDHQEVSYA; this is encoded by the exons ATGTCGCTCATGGTCGTCAGCATGGCGTGTGTTG GGTTCTTCTTGCTGCAGGGGGCCTGGCCACATGAGG GAGTCCACAGAAAACCTTCCCTCCTGGCCCACCCAGGTCCCCTGGTGAAATCAGAAGAGACAGTCATCCTGCAATGTTGGTCAGATGTCAGGTTTGAGCACTTCCTTCTGCACAGAGAGGGGAAGTATAAGGACACTTTGCACCTCATTGGAGAGCACCATGATGGGGTCTCCAAGGCCAACTTCTCCATCGGTCCCATGATGCAAGACCTTGCAGGGACCTACAGATGCTACGGTTCTGTTACTCACTCCCCCTATCAGTTGTCAGCTCCCAGTGACCCTCTGGACATCGTCATCACAG GTCTATATGAGAAACCTTCTCTCTCAGCCCAGCCGGGCCCCACGGTTTTGGCAGGAGAGAGCGTGACCTTGTCCTGCAGCTCCCGGAGCTCCTATGACATGTACCATCTATCCAGGGAGGGGGAGGCCCATGAACGTAGGTTCTCTGCAGGGCCCAAGGTCAACGGAACATTCCAGGCCGACTTTCCTCTGGGCCCTGCCACCCACGGAGGAACCTACAGATGCTTCGGCTCTTTCCGTGACTCTCCCTATGAGTGGTCAAACTCGAGTGACCCACTGCTTGTTTCtgtcacag GTAACCCCAGACACCTGCATGTTCTGATTGGGACCTCAGTGGTCAAAATCCCTTTCAccatcctcctcttctttctccttcatcgCTGGTGCTCCAACAAAAAAA ATGCTGCTGTAATGGACCAAGAGCCTGCAGGGAACAGAACAGTGAACAGCGAG GATTCTGATGAACAAGACCATCAGGAGGTGTCATACGCATAA
- the KIR2DS2 gene encoding killer cell immunoglobulin-like receptor 2DS2 isoform c precursor (isoform c precursor is encoded by transcript variant 3), producing the protein MSLMVVSMACVGFFLLQGAWPHEGLYEKPSLSAQPGPTVLAGESVTLSCSSRSSYDMYHLSREGEAHERRFSAGPKVNGTFQADFPLGPATHGGTYRCFGSFRDSPYEWSNSSDPLLVSVTGNPSNSWPSPTEPSSKTGNPRHLHVLIGTSVVKIPFTILLFFLLHRWCSNKKNAAVMDQEPAGNRTVNSEDSDEQDHQEVSYA; encoded by the exons ATGTCGCTCATGGTCGTCAGCATGGCGTGTGTTG GGTTCTTCTTGCTGCAGGGGGCCTGGCCACATGAGG GTCTATATGAGAAACCTTCTCTCTCAGCCCAGCCGGGCCCCACGGTTTTGGCAGGAGAGAGCGTGACCTTGTCCTGCAGCTCCCGGAGCTCCTATGACATGTACCATCTATCCAGGGAGGGGGAGGCCCATGAACGTAGGTTCTCTGCAGGGCCCAAGGTCAACGGAACATTCCAGGCCGACTTTCCTCTGGGCCCTGCCACCCACGGAGGAACCTACAGATGCTTCGGCTCTTTCCGTGACTCTCCCTATGAGTGGTCAAACTCGAGTGACCCACTGCTTGTTTCtgtcacag GAAACCCTTCAAATAGTTGGCCTTCACCCACTGAACCAAGCTCCAAAACCG GTAACCCCAGACACCTGCATGTTCTGATTGGGACCTCAGTGGTCAAAATCCCTTTCAccatcctcctcttctttctccttcatcgCTGGTGCTCCAACAAAAAAA ATGCTGCTGTAATGGACCAAGAGCCTGCAGGGAACAGAACAGTGAACAGCGAG GATTCTGATGAACAAGACCATCAGGAGGTGTCATACGCATAA
- the KIR2DS2 gene encoding killer cell immunoglobulin-like receptor 2DS2 isoform d precursor (isoform d precursor is encoded by transcript variant 4) — translation MSLMVVSMACVGFFLLQGAWPHEGNPSNSWPSPTEPSSKTGNPRHLHVLIGTSVVKIPFTILLFFLLHRWCSNKKNAAVMDQEPAGNRTVNSEDSDEQDHQEVSYA, via the exons ATGTCGCTCATGGTCGTCAGCATGGCGTGTGTTG GGTTCTTCTTGCTGCAGGGGGCCTGGCCACATGAGG GAAACCCTTCAAATAGTTGGCCTTCACCCACTGAACCAAGCTCCAAAACCG GTAACCCCAGACACCTGCATGTTCTGATTGGGACCTCAGTGGTCAAAATCCCTTTCAccatcctcctcttctttctccttcatcgCTGGTGCTCCAACAAAAAAA ATGCTGCTGTAATGGACCAAGAGCCTGCAGGGAACAGAACAGTGAACAGCGAG GATTCTGATGAACAAGACCATCAGGAGGTGTCATACGCATAA
- the KIR3DL3 gene encoding killer cell immunoglobulin-like receptor 3DL3 precursor (The RefSeq protein has 2 substitutions compared to this genomic sequence) translates to MSLMVVSMACVGFFLLEGPWPHVGGQDKPFLSAWPGTVVSEGQHVTLQCRSRLGFNEFSLSKEDGMPVPELYNRIFRNSFLMGPVTPAHAGTYRCCSSHPHSPTGWSAPSNPVVIMVTGVHRKPSLLAHPGPLVKSGETVILQCWSDVRFERFLLHREGITEDPLRLVGQLHDAGSQVNYSMGPMTPALAGTYRCFGSVTHLPYELSAPSDPLDIVVVGLYGKPSLSAQPGPTVQAGENVTLSCSSRSLFDIYHLSREAEAGELRLTAVLRVNGTFQANFPLGPVTHGGNYRCFGSFRALPHAWSDPSDPLPVSVTGNSRNLHVLIGTSVVIIPFAILLFFLLHRWCANKKNAVVMDQEPAGNRTVNREDSDEQDPQEVTYAQLNHCVFTQRKITRPSQRPKTPPTDTSV, encoded by the exons GGTTCTTCTTGCTGGAGGGGCCCTGGCCACATGTGG GTGGTCAGGACAAGCCCTTCCTCTCTGCCTGGCCCGGCACTGTGGTGTCTGAAGGACAACATGTGACTCTTCAGTGTCGCTCTCATCTTGGGTTTAACGAATTCAGTCTGTCCAAAGAAGACGGGATGCCTGTCCCTGAGCTCTACAACAGAATATTCCGGAACAGCTTTCTCATGGGCCCTGTGACCCCAGCACATGCAGGGACCTACAGATGTTGCAGTTCACACCCACACTCCCCCACTGGGTGGTCGGCACCCAGCAACCCTGTGGTGATCATGGTCACAG GAGTCCACAGAAAACCTTCCCTCCTGGCCCACCCAGGTCCCCTGGTGAAATCGGGAGAGACGGTCATCCTGCAATGTTGGTCAGATGTCAGGTTTGAGCGCTTCCTTCTGCACAGAGAGGGGATCACTGAGGACCCCTTGCGCCTCGTTGGACAGCTCCACGATGCGGGTTCCCAGGTCAACTATTCCATGGGTCCCATGACACCTGCCCTTGCAGGGACCTACAGATGCTTTGGTTCTGTCACTCACTTACCCTATGAGTTGTCGGCTCCCAGTGACCCTCTGGACATCGTGGTCGTAG GTCTATATGGGAAACCTTCTCTCTCAGCCCAGCCGGGCCCCACGGTTCAGGCAGGAGAGAATGTGACCTTGTCCTGCAGCTCCCGGAGCTTGTTTGACATTTACCATCTatccagggaggcagaggccggtGAACTTAGGCTCACTGCGGTGCTGAGGGTCAATGGAACATTCCAGGCCAACTTCCCTCTGGGCCCTGTGACCCACGGAGGGAACTACAGATGCTTCGGCTCTTTCCGTGCCCTGCCCCACGCGTGGTCAGACCCGAGTGACCCACTGCCCGTTTCTGTCACAG GTAACTCCAGACACCTGCACGTTCTGATTGGGACCTCAGTGGTCATCATCCCCTTTGCtatcctcctcttctttctccttcatcgCTGGTGTGCCAACAAAAAGA ATGCTGTTGTAATGGACCAAGAGCCTGCAGGGAACAGAACAGTGAACAGGGAG GACTCTGATGAACAAGACCCTCAGGAGGTGACATACGCACAGTTGAATCACTGCGTTTTCACACAGAGAAAAATCACTCGCCCTTCTCAGAGGCCCAAGACACCCCCAACAGATACCAGCGTGTAA